Proteins encoded together in one Lachnospiraceae bacterium JLR.KK008 window:
- a CDS encoding PDDEXK nuclease domain-containing protein translates to MKNEKLEIIESNEFQNLFDKSKKLIDSARSNMGQMANAITVLTSFLLGRYIIEQEQQGSERAKYGAKVLDSLSSYLTEEYGRGFSRSNVAGMRQFYMAYKDREDEIIQSGIGQFEQAFGIVQSGIGQLETAYKKMPFKLSWTHYQILMRIEDKDERDFYEKEAIRSNWNVSTLKRQFHSSLYERLALSRDKNDVMRLANEGAVPQKPEDILHTPYVLEFAGLEDKAAYHESDLESAVIGKMQKFLLELGKGFLFEQRQKRFTFNDKNFYVDLVLYNRLLRCYVLIDFKIDELTHQDLGQMQMYVNYYDRYEKIEGENPTIGILLCKQSDEALVDLTLPENANIYAKEYKLYLPDKKLLQKKLKEWLDEEQN, encoded by the coding sequence GTGAAAAATGAAAAATTAGAAATAATAGAAAGTAACGAATTTCAAAATTTATTTGATAAATCAAAAAAGCTGATTGACAGTGCCAGAAGTAATATGGGACAAATGGCAAATGCAATTACAGTTCTTACCAGTTTTCTGCTTGGAAGATATATTATAGAGCAGGAACAGCAGGGTTCAGAAAGAGCAAAATATGGAGCAAAAGTCTTGGATTCTTTGTCATCATATTTGACAGAAGAATATGGCAGAGGTTTTTCAAGAAGCAATGTTGCAGGAATGCGTCAATTTTACATGGCTTACAAAGATAGAGAAGATGAAATTATCCAATCGGGAATTGGACAATTTGAACAGGCTTTTGGAATTGTCCAATCAGGAATTGGACAATTAGAAACGGCATACAAAAAAATGCCATTTAAGCTGAGCTGGACACATTATCAGATACTTATGCGTATAGAGGATAAGGACGAAAGAGACTTTTATGAAAAGGAAGCAATACGTTCTAACTGGAATGTAAGCACCTTAAAAAGACAATTTCACTCCAGTTTGTATGAAAGACTTGCATTGAGCAGAGATAAAAATGATGTGATGCGATTGGCAAATGAAGGTGCCGTTCCGCAGAAACCAGAAGATATTTTACATACTCCGTATGTACTGGAGTTTGCAGGACTGGAGGATAAAGCAGCATATCATGAAAGTGATCTGGAATCGGCGGTAATTGGGAAAATGCAGAAGTTTCTTTTGGAGTTGGGGAAAGGCTTTCTCTTTGAACAGCGGCAAAAGAGGTTTACATTTAATGACAAAAATTTTTATGTGGACCTGGTTCTGTATAACAGATTGTTAAGGTGCTATGTCTTGATAGATTTTAAGATTGATGAGCTTACACATCAGGACTTAGGACAGATGCAGATGTATGTAAACTATTATGACCGGTATGAGAAAATTGAGGGAGAAAATCCGACGATTGGTATCTTACTCTGTAAGCAAAGTGATGAGGCTCTTGTCGATTTAACACTCCCGGAAAATGCCAATATTTATGCAAAAGAGTATAAATTATATTTGCCGGATAAAAAGCTGTTACAGAAAAAGCTAAAAGAATGGCTGGATGAAGAACAGAATTGA
- a CDS encoding relaxase/mobilization nuclease domain-containing protein: MAYTKIHAIKATVDKAIEYICNPDKTDEQIYVSSYACAPETAAIDFKYTLDHCRENSPNKAYHLIQAFAPGEVGFEEAHHIGKELADKLLEGKYSYVVTTHIDKEHVHNHIIFCAADNIEHNKYHDCKQSYYHIRKLSDELCREHNLSVIIPGGERGKKYKEWQSDQNGSTWKTQLRQDINFFIKSASTYEEFLLLMRAKGYEIKGETFGEDAAKYISFRPLDKEHFVRGSARSLGKEYTKKRIRERIEKKRERKAVIPKKDYSSRKIIDTSDEKFQNSPGLQQWAAIENLKIAAQSYNEAGSLSDLEHKITVKNEAGKSAKQSVVELEHRMKNLAEIIKYAEQYKDNRSYHIAYKKAKNPDAYFRRYESQIILYGGARRMLEQAGIKLKGLNVDKLRAEYQALETQKKELTTTYKSCEKEVWNLKRKQENLNRYLGRTQTDPVQEQQTKNKNHSL; encoded by the coding sequence ATGGCATACACAAAAATCCATGCTATCAAAGCAACCGTTGATAAAGCCATAGAATATATCTGCAACCCGGACAAAACCGATGAACAAATCTATGTTTCGTCTTATGCGTGTGCGCCCGAAACTGCGGCAATTGACTTTAAATATACGCTTGACCATTGCAGGGAAAACAGTCCCAACAAAGCCTATCATCTCATACAGGCTTTTGCTCCGGGCGAGGTCGGTTTTGAAGAAGCGCACCACATTGGAAAGGAGCTTGCAGATAAACTTTTAGAGGGAAAATATTCGTATGTTGTTACCACCCATATTGACAAAGAACACGTTCATAATCACATCATTTTTTGTGCCGCTGACAACATCGAACACAACAAATATCACGACTGCAAACAGTCCTATTACCACATCCGTAAACTGAGTGATGAACTGTGCAGGGAACACAATCTTTCCGTCATCATTCCGGGTGGTGAACGTGGCAAAAAATACAAAGAATGGCAGTCTGATCAGAATGGTTCGACTTGGAAAACACAGCTTCGACAGGACATCAATTTTTTCATCAAGTCGGCTTCCACCTATGAAGAATTTCTGCTTCTTATGCGGGCAAAAGGTTACGAAATCAAAGGGGAAACTTTTGGAGAAGATGCTGCAAAATATATCTCTTTCCGCCCTCTGGACAAGGAGCATTTTGTCCGTGGTAGTGCAAGGTCTTTAGGGAAAGAATACACAAAGAAACGTATCCGGGAACGCATCGAAAAGAAACGGGAACGAAAGGCAGTTATCCCGAAAAAAGACTACTCTTCCCGCAAGATCATTGACACCTCGGACGAGAAATTCCAGAACAGTCCCGGACTGCAACAGTGGGCGGCAATCGAGAATCTGAAAATCGCCGCACAAAGCTATAATGAAGCTGGTTCTCTCTCCGATCTGGAGCATAAAATTACTGTAAAAAACGAAGCGGGAAAGTCCGCCAAACAGAGCGTTGTGGAACTGGAACACCGCATGAAAAACCTTGCGGAAATCATCAAATATGCCGAGCAGTACAAGGACAACCGCTCTTACCATATCGCCTACAAAAAAGCCAAGAACCCGGACGCATATTTCCGCAGATACGAGAGCCAGATTATCCTTTATGGCGGTGCAAGGCGTATGCTTGAACAGGCAGGCATCAAGCTAAAAGGATTGAATGTGGATAAGCTGCGAGCCGAATATCAGGCATTGGAAACGCAGAAAAAAGAACTGACCACAACCTACAAGAGCTGTGAAAAAGAGGTGTGGAATTTAAAGCGGAAACAGGAAAATCTTAATCGGTATCTCGGACGAACACAAACCGATCCGGTGCAGGAACAACAGACAAAAAACAAAAACCACAGCTTATAA
- a CDS encoding MobC family plasmid mobilization relaxosome protein produces the protein MAKRNRTNPVQFYLSDDEQYILNTKFKASGMKSMSAFLRKLILYGYVYDVDYSYLRNYNTELGRISSNLNQIAKRVNSTGNIYQEDINEVKELMNEVWHTQKSMLSKQPLIKP, from the coding sequence ATAGCAAAGCGAAACCGCACCAATCCGGTGCAATTTTATCTCAGCGATGATGAGCAGTACATCCTCAATACCAAGTTCAAAGCATCCGGCATGAAGAGTATGTCTGCCTTCCTGCGCAAGCTGATCTTATATGGATATGTGTATGATGTTGATTACAGTTACCTGCGAAATTATAATACGGAGTTGGGACGTATCAGCTCCAATTTAAACCAGATCGCAAAGAGGGTAAACAGCACTGGAAACATTTATCAAGAGGATATAAACGAAGTAAAGGAGTTGATGAATGAGGTATGGCATACACAAAAATCCATGCTATCAAAGCAACCGTTGATAAAGCCATAG